AGCTCGCACCGACCGCACAGCGCGTCGATGTCGAGGTCACTCACGAGAACAACCCCCGCCAGTCAGGTGTTCGTGAACGGGTCGAGCTGACCGTCCGCGACAAGGGACCCGTGATTCGGGCAGAGGCCGCCGCAGACGACAGGTTCGGTGCGCTCGACCTCGCCATGACCAAGCTTTCCGAGCGGCTCCGACGCGCGAACGACCGTCGCAAGAACCGCTTCCGCAACCCGACGCCTGAAGACACGGCCGACGTGCGGCCGTTCGTCCCGACACAGGTGCAAGAGCCTGCCGCACCCACGGCTCCGAGCGATCCCGGCGACACCGTCGAGATCCAGCTGGGGGACTCTCCGGTCGTCATCCGCCAGAAGCTCCACAGCGCGACCCCCATGTCGATCGACGACGCGCTCTACGAGATGGAGATGGTGGGGCACGACTTCTTCCTCTTCATCGACGTCGAGACCTCTCGCCCGTCCGTGGCCTACCGCCGTCGCGGATGGACCTACGGCGTGATCGCGCTCGACGCAGCCTGCGGAGCGGCCTCCACGGCCCCCACCGCGGAGTGACGCCGGAGCGGTCGCGGCACACACCGACCGCTCACGAGCGCACTGCATCCACACCGACGGCGCAGGACCTCAGGTCCTGCGCCGTCGTCGCGCCACGAGCCGTGTCGGTGGCTCGGGAGACGATGGCGTCATGACTCCTGAGCGCACCATGACGCTCGCGCAGGCACGCCGTACCGCCCTCGCGGCGCAGGGGCTCGCCGCTGCTCGCCCCGCTGCGCCGTCGGACAGCCCGAGCGCGCCCGCCCGCCGGGTGACGATGGCGGGGTTCCAGCGGGTCGTCGACCGGCTCGGGCTGCTCCAGATCGACTCCGTCAACGTCCTCGCGCGCGCCCACCTCCTGCCGGTGTACTCCCGCCTCGGACCGTACGACACCGCTCTCCTCGACCGGGCGACGAGCACAGCCCCGCGCCGCCTCGTCGAGTACTGGGGGCACGAGGCCTCCTTCGTCCCGCCGTCGACCTACCGCCTGCTCGAGTGGCGCCAGCGCAGGTACCGGACAGAGGCCTGGGGATCGATCAGCGGAGCGGAGGTGGACCACAGCGGCGAGGTCCGGGAGGTCCGGACGATCGTGCACGAGAGGGGTCCCGTGACCGCCGCTGAGGTCGAGCGGCTGCTCACGTCACGGCACCCCCGGCGTCCCGACGCGTGGGGCTGGAGCTGGAGCGTCGCGAAGCGCGCCCTCGAGTTCTTGTTCTTCACCGGCGAGGTCACGTCGGCAGGACGGAACAACGCCTTCGAGCGTCGGTACGACCTCACCGAGCGGGTGCTCCCACGAGGAGTCCTCGAGGCGCCCCCTGTCACCGACGAGGACGCGGTGCGGGCGCTCGTCGAGATCGGAGCCCGCGCCCACGGGGTCGGGACCGTCCGGTGCTTCGCCGACTACTTCCGCCTGCGAGGCCCCGCACCGCGCCAAGCCGTGCTCGAGCTCGTCGAGGACGGCGTGCTGGTCCCCGTGCAGATCCAGGGCTGGGACCGACCCACGTTCGTTCACCGTGACGCCCGCACGCCCCGCCGCGCCGCAGCGCAGACTCTCCTCAGCCCGTTCGACCCGCTCGTGTTCGAGCGCCGGCGCCTCGCCGAGCTCTTCGGCACGCACTACCGGATCGAGATCTACGTCCCTGCGCACAAGCGGGTGCACGGCTACTACGTGCTCCCGTTCCTCGAAGGTGAGCAGGTCACCGCTCGGGTCGATCTCAAGGCCGACCGCCGGACGGGCACGCTGCGCGTGATGTCGGCGCACCGCGACGAGCCGTGCACCGTGCACACCCCGGCAGCGCTCGCGGCCGAGGTGTCGACGATGGCGCGGTGGCTCGGGATGGAGCAGATCGTGGTCGAGCCCGTGGGTGATCTCGCAGCCGACCTGTCCCGGGAGGTCGCGCTGCTGCGCTGAGAGCATGTCCGCGAAGAGCGAACGAAACGTCCCGGACGTGACTCAGACCACCTCCGCTCGCTTACGATGGACAGTTGTATGCCGTCTGTGCCGCTCGGTACGGACGCCACAGAGCCCAACACTCGAACCGGGAGTACTGCGTGGCTGCGATCTTCGAGAAGGTCCTTCGCTTCGGCGAGGGCCGGATCCTCAAGAAGTTGTCCGGACTGGCCAAGCAGGTCAACGCGCTCGAAGACAGCTTCGAGGCGCTCACCGACGAGGAGCTCCGTGAGGAGACCGACCGGCTCAAGGAGCGGGTCGCCAACGGTGCGACGCTCGACGAGCTGCTCCCGGAAGCCTTCGCCACGGTGCGTGAGGCGTCTCGCCGGACCCTCGGTCAGCGTCACTTCGACGTCCAGCTCATGGGCGGGGCGGCGCTGCACCTCGGGAACATCGCGGAGATGAAGACGGGTGAGGGCAAGACCCTCGTCGCCACGCTCCCGGCCTACCTCAACGCGCTCTCAGGCGAGGGCGTGCACGTCGTCACCGTCAACGACTACCTCGCGCAGTACCAGAGCGACCTCATGGGGCGCGTGTTCCGCTTCCTCGGGATGACCACCGGGTGCATCGTCTCTGGACAGACCCCGGCGGAGCGTCGGGAGCAGTACGCGAAGGACATCACGTACGGCACGAACAACGAGTTCGGCTTCGACTACCTGCGCGACAACATGGCGTGGTCGACGGACGACCTCGTCCAGCGTGGCCACAACTTCGCGATCGTCGACGAGGTCGACTCGATCCTCATCGACGAGGCGCGCACGCCGCTCATCATCTCGGGACCTGCCGCCGGCGACACGAACAAGTGGTACGCCGAGTTCGCCCGGGTCGCACGCCGTCTCGTCGTCGACGAGGACTACGAGGTGGACGAGAAGAAGCGCACCGTCGGGGTGCTGGAGCCAGGCATCGCGAAGGTCGAGGACTACCTCGGCATCGACAACCTCTACGAGTCGCTCAACACGCCGCTCATCGGCTTCCTCAACAACGCGATCCGCGCCAAGGAGCTCTTCCAGCGGGACAAGGACTACGTGGTCCTCAAGGGCGAGGTCCTCATCGTCGACGAGCACACCGGCCGCATCCTTGCCGGTCGTCGGTACAACGAGGGCATGCACCAGGCCATCGAGGCGAAGGAGGGCGTCGCGATCAAGGCGGAGAACCAGACGCTCGCCACCATCACGCTGCAGAACTACTTCCGCCTGTACAACAAGCTGGGCGGCATGACCGGGACCGCCGACACCGAGGCGGCGGAGTTCCAGGGCACCTACCAGCTCGGTGTCGTCCCGATCCCGACCAACCGCGACATGCAGCGCATCGACCAGGCGGACCTCGTCTACAAGAACGAGGACGGCAAGTTCAACGCCGTCGTCGAGGACATCGTCGAGCGTCACGCGAAGGGCCAGCCCGTCCTCGTCGGGACGACGAGCGTCTCGAAGTCTGAGGTCTTGTCCTCCAAGCTCAAGAAGCAGGGCGTCCCGCACGAGGTGCTCAACGCCAAGCAGCACGCGCGCGAGGCCCCGATCATCGCCCAGGCCGGCCGCAAGGGTGCCGTCACGGTCGCGACGAACATGGCTGGTCGAGGCACAGACATCATGCTCGGCGGCAACGCCGAGTTCATGGCGATCGCCGCGCTGCACGAGCGCGGTCTCGACGCGATCGAGTCGCCTGAAGAGTACGAGGCCGCATGGCCTGCTGCTGTCGCCGACGCCAAGAAGGCTGTCGAGGACGAGCACAACGAGGTGAAGGACCTCGGAGGGCTCTACGTCCTGGGTACGGAGCGTCACGAGTCGCGACGCATCGACAACCAGCTCCGTGGACGGTCGGGTCGCCAGGGTGACCCGGGGGAGTCGCGGTTCTACCTGTCGATGCAGGATGACCTCATGCGGCTCTTCGGTTCGGGTCTTGCCGAGACGATGATGCAGCGGGCAGGGTTCCCGGACGACATGCCGCTGGAGTCGAAGATCGTCACGCGTGGCATCGCGAGCGCGCAGGGCCAGGTCGAGGGCCGCAACTTCGAGATCCGCAAGAACGTCCTCAAGTACGACGACGTCTTGTCTCGCCAGCGCACGGTCATCTACGACGAGCGTCGCCGGGTGCTCGACGGCGAGGACATGCGCGAGCAGGTCCAGCACTTCATCACGGACGTCCTCACCGCATACGTCGAGGGCGCGACGAGCGTGGGGCACCCGGACAGCTGGGACCTCGACGCCCTGTGGACGGCGCTCAAGGCGGTCTACCCCGTGTCGATCGAGGTCGACGAGGTCGTCGAGCAGGCGGAGGGGCGTGACGGTCTCACGCACGAGCTCATCCTCGAGGAGATCCTCTCGGACGCCCGGCTCGCTTACACGGCTCGCGAGACGGATCTCGGCGAGGCGAGCATGCGGCAGCTCGAGCGCCGGGTGGTTCTCTCGGTCCTCGACCGCAAGTGGCGCGAGCACCTCTACGAGATGGACTACCTCAAGGAGGGGATCGGCCTGCGTGCGATGGCACAGCGCGACCCGCTCATCGAGTACCAGCGCGAGGGGTTCATGCTCTTCCAGGCGATGACGGAGGCGATCAAGGAGGAGTCCGTCGGCTTCCTCTACAACCTCGAGGTCAAGGTCCAGCCCGCAGGGCCGGTCGTCAACGCGTCGGGTGCTGCTACCGCTGGTGGGTCGGCTGCAGCCCGCGCACTCGGTGCGTCGAGCACGAGGGGCCCCGCTGCGGAGCCTGTGCTCGTGGCGAAGGGGCTCGAGGGGCCTGACCGTGCGATCCCGTTGAGCTACACCGCTCCGAGCGAAGACGGGGTCGGTCCGGTGACGGCGACTCCTGGCGTGGGAGGCCCCGACGACGAGACGGCACCTGCTGACGCGGTCAACCGCGAGTCGCGTCGCCGGGCGGCGAAGCAGAACAAGAAGCCCTGACGCACGGATCGCGACGTCGGTCTGCACGACCCCGTAGGGGCGCCTCCTGATCTCTCGGGAGGCGCCCCTACGGCCTCGAGCGTGCGGTGCCCGGCCTGTCATCCGATCTCGAGGACGACCACGCGCCAGCGGCCACGGTGCTCCTCGACCCGGACCGCAGCAGCGCGGACCCGGTCGACGTCGTCGACCACGACGGTCGCCTCGGCGACCCCCGGAGCGATCCGGACGACGCGTGCACGCCGGACCCGGGACCGGAGCTGCCGCTCCTGGTTCGCGGGGAGCGACCCGGCTGCGCGACGTCGAGCCGCGACCCGGACCTGTGCCCGGGCGTGGAGGGCGTCGAAGATCTCGGGGGACACCGACCGTGCGAGCTGTGTCAGCGGGCGGATGCCCCGGAGCGACTCGATCGCGGCGTGCGCGACCGCGCAGCAGAGCGCGGTGGGATCGCCGAGCTCTGCTGGCGGCCTGATGCCTGACTCGTCGCGCGCCGGGAGCGGTCCGGCTGCTGCGTGGCTGAACTCGCGGGGGCCTGCAGGGCGGCGGGTCCGTGGGGTGAGCATCGCTGTCGCGGTCGCGAAGTCGGCGCGGCGCGGCGCAGGCGGAACGACCGCTCTCTGGACGCTCGTTGTGGATCGGTCGGCTGCGGGTCGGTCGGCGGTCGTTCCGCGGGCTGGGGCAGGCCGGACGGTCGGCCGGAGTGCAGGTGCGGTCATCGGAGATCTCCTTCAGGGATGGCAGGACTGTGCGCGGGGTCGGGGACAGGCGTCATGGGGCCGTCAGGTCGGGTGGGGCGACGAGCTGTTGACCGACGAGGATCACGTTCGGGTCGGCACCGATCGTCTGTGCGTTGGCTGCGTGCACGGTGGGCCACGCTGCGGCGATCTGTGCGTCGCTGGCCTCGGGGCCGAGGAGGTCTCCGGTGATCGACCAGAGCGTGTCTCCGCTGGCGACGGTGACGGTCGTCGAGGCGGGTGTCATGTCCTCGGTGGGCAGGAGAGCGTCTGATGGTCCTGCTGGAGACGTCGTCAGGTTGTTCTCGACAGGTGTCTCGGGCGTGCTCTGTCCGGTCGAGACCCAGCCGAGGTCCGGGATCGGCTCGGCAGCGACGGCTGGTCCGGCCGTGAGGACGAGCCCTGCGCCGATCCCGGCGACCGCGAGGCGTCGGACGGCGGACGGCGCGACAGCGCGGACGAACGAGACGAGGAGGGCGCTCTGCAGCCCTGCGGCGTGAGCGAGGAGCACGACGGTCACGAGCACCAGGCTCAGGCTCCACCATGCGGCGACCACGCAGCCGATACCGAGAAGAGGCACCTCGACGAGCGGCGCGAGGGTGCTCGCCGTCGGTGACCCAGACTGCAGGACGGCGAGGTCGAGAGACGCGCTCGTCGTGACGAGCCGTGCAGCGAGCGCGAGGGTCACGAGCCCGAGAGCGATGGAGCCGCCTGCGGCCTTCGCGAGCGAGGTGCGATCGATCGCGACGGACGGGGTAGAGCGGCTCTTCATAGCTCTCCGTAGTTGTTTGATGCAGTTTGATAGTGGCTGACGTTGATGAGTATAGCCTGATGGTTTTAGAGGGTGTCCATAGAGGTTGGCCGGTTGTGTATAGCGGGCGGGGTCACGTGCCGCGACGCCGAGCTCGACATACCCGTGCCTATATGGCTTAGGCTAGGGCCTGCTCTATGTAGGATTCATGTCGAGACAGAGGATGTGGGCCGTGGTCCGCGCAGGCATCACGACGGAGCGGGTTGCACTCGCAGGCGCCGAGCTGGCCGACGAGATCGGCTTCGACCGTGTCACCGTGGCTGAGGTCGCACGCCGATTCGGTGTGAAGACCGCGAGCCTCTACTCGCACGTCACCAGCAGTGCCGACCTGAGCCAGAACATCACCCTCCTGGCGCTCGAGGAGATGGCGGACCGCGCCGCCGACGCGGTCGCCGGCCGATCCCGCCTAGATGCTCTCGCCGGTCTCGCGAACGCGTATCGCGACTACGCAAGAGAGCACCCTGGCCGGTTCGCGGCCACGTTGGCTGCGCTAGACCCCGAGATCGTGGCGACGAGCGCCGGACCACGCCACGCGCGACTCATCGAAGCAGTCCTGCACGGTTACGAGCTCGACCGCACAGCACAGGTCCACGCGATCCGGATGCTGGGCAGCGTGGTGCGAGGATTCATCACGCTGGAGATGAGCGGAAGCTTTGCGCACAGCGAGCCCGACCCCGGCGAGAGCTGGACGGCCACCATCGAGGCACTCCACGCCCTGCTCTGCAGCTGGCCAACAGCTGACGTCACCTGACCCTTCGACGAATGGACGAAACATGACCGCCCGCAGTCTGACGGCCGTCCCTCTCACCAGCAGCCTCGTCCGTGGAGCCGCCGAGCTCCGTCGGACCGAGCACGGCGTCGTCCCCCACCGGCTACCGGGGTGGGCCCGCGCCCAGTGCACCGATCCACAGCTGGCGATGGTGGAGTCCCAGCCGTCTGGTGTGCACCTCGCCTTCCGCACGGCGGCGACAGAGATCGAGCTTGATCTCCGCCGGTCGCGGACCACGTTCGCAGGCATTCCAGCACGGCCCGACGGTGCCATCGACCTCGTCATCGACGGCGTCGTCGTCTCGCAGGCCGCGACGACGGGGGGCACCACGGTCACGTTCGACATGTCGACGGGAGGGTCTACGACCGAGGTCGGTCCACTGAGCACAGCCCGGTTCGCCGACCTGCCGGAGGTCCTGAAGAACGTCGAGATCTGGCTGCCGCACAACGAGACCATCGAGCTCCTCGAGCTCCGCAGCAACTCGGTCGTCGAGCCAGGACCCGCCCACCCTCGACCCGTGTGGATGCACCACGGCAGCTCGATCAGCCATGGGTCGAGCGCCACCCGCCCCACAGGGATCTGGCCAGTCGTCGCAGCACGCCTCGCGGATGTCCAGCTGGTCAACCTCGGGTTCGGCGGGGGCGCGTTGCTCGACCCGTTCGTCGCCCGGACGATCCGCGACTCCCCGGTCGACCTCGTCAGCGTGAAGATCGGCATCAACCTCGTGAACACCGATCTCATGCGCCTACGAGCGTTCGGTCCCGCGGTGCACGGATTCCTCGACACCATCCGCGACGGCCACCCCACCGCTCCGCTGCTCGTCGTCTCGCCGATCTGGTGCGCGATCCACGAGGACACCCCCGGGCCGGGCGCGTTCGACCTCGACGCGCTCGCGCAGGGGATGCTCCGCTTTCGTGCCACAGGCGACCCCGCTGATCGTGCTGCTGGGAAGCTCACCCTGGACGTCATCCGAGCTGAGCTGGCCCGCATCGTGACGGAGCGGCGGACCACGGACCCCCATCTGCAGTACCTCGACGGACGACAGCTCTACGGCGAGATGGATTCCGCGGCTCATCCACTCCCTGATGCGCTCCATCCCGATGCGCCGACGCATCAGCTCATCGGCGAGAGGTTTGCACGATCGGTCCTCCGGACCGATCCCTTGTCGTGGTCACTCTGACCTGAGCGAGATCGACGCACCTCTTCGCAGAGTGCGCCAGCGCAGCTGCCAGGCAGGTCACCCGGCGTAT
This sequence is a window from Sanguibacter antarcticus. Protein-coding genes within it:
- the hpf gene encoding ribosome hibernation-promoting factor, HPF/YfiA family, coding for MEIVVVGRHTEVADRFRRHVEDKLAKIEQLAPTAQRVDVEVTHENNPRQSGVRERVELTVRDKGPVIRAEAAADDRFGALDLAMTKLSERLRRANDRRKNRFRNPTPEDTADVRPFVPTQVQEPAAPTAPSDPGDTVEIQLGDSPVVIRQKLHSATPMSIDDALYEMEMVGHDFFLFIDVETSRPSVAYRRRGWTYGVIALDAACGAASTAPTAE
- a CDS encoding winged helix-turn-helix domain-containing protein, which codes for MTPERTMTLAQARRTALAAQGLAAARPAAPSDSPSAPARRVTMAGFQRVVDRLGLLQIDSVNVLARAHLLPVYSRLGPYDTALLDRATSTAPRRLVEYWGHEASFVPPSTYRLLEWRQRRYRTEAWGSISGAEVDHSGEVREVRTIVHERGPVTAAEVERLLTSRHPRRPDAWGWSWSVAKRALEFLFFTGEVTSAGRNNAFERRYDLTERVLPRGVLEAPPVTDEDAVRALVEIGARAHGVGTVRCFADYFRLRGPAPRQAVLELVEDGVLVPVQIQGWDRPTFVHRDARTPRRAAAQTLLSPFDPLVFERRRLAELFGTHYRIEIYVPAHKRVHGYYVLPFLEGEQVTARVDLKADRRTGTLRVMSAHRDEPCTVHTPAALAAEVSTMARWLGMEQIVVEPVGDLAADLSREVALLR
- the secA gene encoding preprotein translocase subunit SecA, encoding MAAIFEKVLRFGEGRILKKLSGLAKQVNALEDSFEALTDEELREETDRLKERVANGATLDELLPEAFATVREASRRTLGQRHFDVQLMGGAALHLGNIAEMKTGEGKTLVATLPAYLNALSGEGVHVVTVNDYLAQYQSDLMGRVFRFLGMTTGCIVSGQTPAERREQYAKDITYGTNNEFGFDYLRDNMAWSTDDLVQRGHNFAIVDEVDSILIDEARTPLIISGPAAGDTNKWYAEFARVARRLVVDEDYEVDEKKRTVGVLEPGIAKVEDYLGIDNLYESLNTPLIGFLNNAIRAKELFQRDKDYVVLKGEVLIVDEHTGRILAGRRYNEGMHQAIEAKEGVAIKAENQTLATITLQNYFRLYNKLGGMTGTADTEAAEFQGTYQLGVVPIPTNRDMQRIDQADLVYKNEDGKFNAVVEDIVERHAKGQPVLVGTTSVSKSEVLSSKLKKQGVPHEVLNAKQHAREAPIIAQAGRKGAVTVATNMAGRGTDIMLGGNAEFMAIAALHERGLDAIESPEEYEAAWPAAVADAKKAVEDEHNEVKDLGGLYVLGTERHESRRIDNQLRGRSGRQGDPGESRFYLSMQDDLMRLFGSGLAETMMQRAGFPDDMPLESKIVTRGIASAQGQVEGRNFEIRKNVLKYDDVLSRQRTVIYDERRRVLDGEDMREQVQHFITDVLTAYVEGATSVGHPDSWDLDALWTALKAVYPVSIEVDEVVEQAEGRDGLTHELILEEILSDARLAYTARETDLGEASMRQLERRVVLSVLDRKWREHLYEMDYLKEGIGLRAMAQRDPLIEYQREGFMLFQAMTEAIKEESVGFLYNLEVKVQPAGPVVNASGAATAGGSAAARALGASSTRGPAAEPVLVAKGLEGPDRAIPLSYTAPSEDGVGPVTATPGVGGPDDETAPADAVNRESRRRAAKQNKKP
- a CDS encoding Rv3235 family protein — translated: MTAPALRPTVRPAPARGTTADRPAADRSTTSVQRAVVPPAPRRADFATATAMLTPRTRRPAGPREFSHAAAGPLPARDESGIRPPAELGDPTALCCAVAHAAIESLRGIRPLTQLARSVSPEIFDALHARAQVRVAARRRAAGSLPANQERQLRSRVRRARVVRIAPGVAEATVVVDDVDRVRAAAVRVEEHRGRWRVVVLEIG
- a CDS encoding LysM peptidoglycan-binding domain-containing protein, which gives rise to MKSRSTPSVAIDRTSLAKAAGGSIALGLVTLALAARLVTTSASLDLAVLQSGSPTASTLAPLVEVPLLGIGCVVAAWWSLSLVLVTVVLLAHAAGLQSALLVSFVRAVAPSAVRRLAVAGIGAGLVLTAGPAVAAEPIPDLGWVSTGQSTPETPVENNLTTSPAGPSDALLPTEDMTPASTTVTVASGDTLWSITGDLLGPEASDAQIAAAWPTVHAANAQTIGADPNVILVGQQLVAPPDLTAP
- a CDS encoding TetR/AcrR family transcriptional regulator — protein: MSRQRMWAVVRAGITTERVALAGAELADEIGFDRVTVAEVARRFGVKTASLYSHVTSSADLSQNITLLALEEMADRAADAVAGRSRLDALAGLANAYRDYAREHPGRFAATLAALDPEIVATSAGPRHARLIEAVLHGYELDRTAQVHAIRMLGSVVRGFITLEMSGSFAHSEPDPGESWTATIEALHALLCSWPTADVT
- a CDS encoding SGNH/GDSL hydrolase family protein, which produces MTARSLTAVPLTSSLVRGAAELRRTEHGVVPHRLPGWARAQCTDPQLAMVESQPSGVHLAFRTAATEIELDLRRSRTTFAGIPARPDGAIDLVIDGVVVSQAATTGGTTVTFDMSTGGSTTEVGPLSTARFADLPEVLKNVEIWLPHNETIELLELRSNSVVEPGPAHPRPVWMHHGSSISHGSSATRPTGIWPVVAARLADVQLVNLGFGGGALLDPFVARTIRDSPVDLVSVKIGINLVNTDLMRLRAFGPAVHGFLDTIRDGHPTAPLLVVSPIWCAIHEDTPGPGAFDLDALAQGMLRFRATGDPADRAAGKLTLDVIRAELARIVTERRTTDPHLQYLDGRQLYGEMDSAAHPLPDALHPDAPTHQLIGERFARSVLRTDPLSWSL